One region of Desulfovibrio sp. JC022 genomic DNA includes:
- the tssK gene encoding type VI secretion system baseplate subunit TssK, which yields MHADKPLFWHQGLFLQPQHFQLSDLHQLHRFRALRQYGMPYFWGVAGLKIRKGALERRQIEVTEIEVLFDDGHLVTFPGNAHIEPRSFDKAWEEGGKPFMVYLGLRKWNPEGGNVSQVEDTAASVNTMYAVSPDPVEQPDLLGSGPAAQLKPMRYVLRLFWEDELDDLGAYNIIPLARLERDVQEVRLDESFVPPCITLSASRWLCHVFSDISDQVASRCRRLEQYKNPAGLGSGDLDFTSTVFLLVLRSLNRYAPQLDHFATAPHIHPWHAFGLLRQMIGELSSFSREMSALGEGPDGQKILPDYDHENIGPCFEKAREIVTNILDSLTAGPEFMSQFVFSDPYFTVEMPERAFAAGNTFWLLVKTENPEQALPELLKIAKLSATHGMSTLLARAVQGIGMIHMENLPPGLPRSKGALCFRIDTDSPHWEDVVRSGSLSLYWDSAPSDLAVYIAAMRG from the coding sequence ATGCATGCTGATAAGCCGCTTTTCTGGCATCAGGGATTATTTTTGCAGCCGCAGCATTTCCAGCTTTCGGACCTGCATCAGTTGCATCGTTTCCGGGCCTTGCGTCAGTACGGAATGCCTTATTTTTGGGGTGTTGCCGGTCTTAAAATCCGTAAAGGGGCACTTGAGCGCAGGCAGATAGAAGTAACTGAGATTGAAGTTCTTTTTGATGACGGACATCTGGTAACCTTTCCGGGTAACGCCCATATTGAGCCACGTTCCTTTGATAAGGCCTGGGAAGAAGGCGGAAAGCCGTTCATGGTCTATCTGGGGCTTCGTAAATGGAACCCGGAAGGGGGCAATGTTTCGCAGGTTGAAGATACTGCCGCTTCGGTGAATACCATGTATGCTGTTTCCCCGGACCCGGTGGAGCAGCCGGATTTGCTGGGCAGCGGTCCAGCGGCTCAGCTCAAACCCATGCGTTACGTACTGCGGCTGTTCTGGGAAGACGAGTTGGACGATCTGGGGGCCTACAACATAATCCCGCTGGCCCGGCTGGAGCGTGATGTGCAGGAAGTGCGTCTTGATGAGAGCTTTGTGCCGCCTTGTATTACCCTGAGTGCTTCCCGCTGGCTCTGCCATGTGTTCAGCGATATCAGCGATCAGGTGGCTTCGCGCTGCCGCAGGCTGGAGCAGTATAAAAATCCTGCCGGACTCGGGTCCGGTGATCTTGATTTCACTTCCACGGTATTTTTGCTGGTTTTGCGCAGCCTGAATCGTTACGCCCCGCAATTGGATCATTTTGCCACGGCCCCGCATATCCATCCATGGCATGCTTTCGGGCTGCTGCGCCAGATGATAGGGGAATTATCCTCGTTTTCGCGGGAGATGTCCGCCCTTGGCGAAGGGCCGGACGGGCAGAAGATCCTGCCTGATTACGATCATGAAAACATCGGTCCCTGCTTTGAAAAAGCCCGCGAAATCGTGACTAACATTCTGGACAGCCTGACCGCCGGACCGGAATTCATGAGCCAGTTTGTTTTCAGCGATCCATATTTTACTGTGGAGATGCCGGAACGGGCCTTTGCAGCCGGAAATACCTTCTGGTTGTTGGTCAAGACCGAAAATCCGGAACAGGCTTTGCCGGAGCTGCTGAAAATTGCCAAGCTTTCCGCCACCCACGGCATGAGTACCCTGCTGGCCCGTGCGGTGCAGGGGATCGGTATGATCCATATGGAAAATCTGCCACCCGGTCTGCCGAGGTCTAAAGGGGCCTTGTGCTTCCGTATTGATACGGACTCCCCGCATTGGGAGGATGTCGTCCGTTCAGGAAGTCTTTCCCTTTATTGGGACAGCGCACCCAGTGACCTTGCGGTCTACATTGCCGCTATGAGGGGATAA
- the tssJ gene encoding type VI secretion system lipoprotein TssJ encodes MRGRLLILLLLLLVVVCSCGGKKKPVNPTTVTTPAASPEQMKWTYQINAVSFKLGVDKNLNEYDGAPHSLLLCFYQLSNLSKFNELTGTSTGMEKLFNCTSFDPSVTQVKREFVQPGKNSTIVMDRAEGTKFVGVVAGYYDLQGKASRTWQIPMDVSETGMLWWGDTWYAPAKLDGMIILGPNEMQKVGE; translated from the coding sequence GTGCGCGGCAGATTACTGATACTCCTGTTATTACTGCTTGTGGTTGTTTGCAGCTGTGGCGGAAAGAAAAAACCGGTAAACCCCACAACCGTGACCACACCCGCAGCAAGTCCGGAACAGATGAAGTGGACTTACCAGATTAATGCAGTTTCCTTTAAGCTTGGTGTGGATAAGAATTTAAATGAATATGACGGGGCACCGCATTCGCTGCTGCTCTGTTTTTATCAGCTTTCAAATCTGAGTAAATTCAATGAATTGACCGGGACTTCCACCGGAATGGAAAAGCTGTTCAATTGTACTTCTTTTGATCCCAGTGTCACGCAGGTTAAGCGTGAGTTTGTGCAGCCTGGAAAGAATTCCACAATAGTTATGGACCGGGCCGAGGGCACAAAGTTCGTAGGTGTGGTGGCCGGATATTATGATTTGCAGGGCAAGGCTTCGCGTACCTGGCAGATCCCTATGGATGTGAGTGAAACCGGCATGCTCTGGTGGGGGGATACGTGGTACGCCCCGGCCAAACTGGATGGCATGATCATTCTCGGCCCCAATGAAATGCAAAAGGTGGGGGAGTAG
- a CDS encoding type VI secretion system contractile sheath large subunit → MHIELPAFKILALAPFSPTLETDNPPRMKAGPSSLDQALTELQPTLDIPLDRSQFPVANISICISRLADFRPKNISKTSVFKVIINQMAKESPPSEQSTASNQRYSALLDDILSMVDSEQSEQQSPSTISQHERPKNELLKAIFADPAFRKMEAAWRGLELLGRQVPSGSKTSVEFMLVPVTENNLLPVLNKLEEELGASPPDLVLLDHGLSNTPRSMEILERIMNFAESMLAPAIIAFGPQFLELQNWAETDKLPFIPTLLEGAEYGRWKTLRQQPAAGWIMGCAGSIMGRTMHGTEAGFDNTSLSERGPLWVSSVWAAAALCARSLSEYGRGTLFSNHSSVRLEGLPLAEGPKPSPINPPIGTERIKDFRQAGINTLAFNGDQAFLLGAVSMDGGPINVRLYLSRLIHFLILLSTEKRKEFSDIEMQLTEAVSLFLQKQGYPEPHDLSIKKGEPSGETVPLEISLSPGPEILPGNAPISFGFNW, encoded by the coding sequence ATGCATATTGAACTGCCGGCTTTCAAAATACTGGCACTGGCTCCGTTCTCCCCTACACTGGAAACGGACAATCCCCCGCGCATGAAGGCTGGCCCGTCTTCCCTTGACCAAGCACTCACAGAACTCCAGCCAACTCTGGATATCCCGCTGGACCGGAGCCAATTCCCCGTGGCAAATATTAGCATCTGCATCAGCAGGCTGGCTGATTTCAGACCCAAGAACATCAGCAAGACCTCGGTTTTCAAGGTTATTATTAACCAGATGGCTAAAGAATCCCCCCCGTCAGAACAATCAACCGCATCCAACCAAAGATATTCCGCACTGCTGGACGATATCCTTTCCATGGTTGACAGCGAACAATCAGAACAACAATCTCCAAGCACAATAAGCCAGCACGAAAGACCCAAAAACGAACTCCTGAAAGCAATCTTCGCCGATCCCGCCTTCAGAAAAATGGAAGCCGCATGGCGCGGGCTGGAATTGCTGGGACGGCAGGTCCCCTCCGGCAGCAAGACCAGTGTGGAATTCATGCTTGTCCCTGTCACTGAGAACAACCTGCTTCCGGTTTTGAATAAACTTGAGGAAGAGCTTGGCGCATCACCGCCGGATCTGGTTCTGCTGGATCACGGTTTAAGCAATACCCCCCGGTCCATGGAAATTCTGGAAAGGATTATGAATTTCGCAGAATCCATGCTGGCCCCGGCAATAATTGCGTTCGGACCGCAATTCCTTGAGCTGCAAAACTGGGCTGAAACAGACAAGCTGCCCTTCATCCCCACCCTGCTGGAAGGAGCGGAGTATGGACGCTGGAAAACCCTGCGCCAACAACCTGCCGCAGGATGGATCATGGGCTGTGCCGGGTCGATCATGGGCAGGACCATGCATGGGACGGAAGCCGGTTTTGATAACACCTCCCTTTCCGAACGGGGTCCGCTCTGGGTCAGTTCCGTCTGGGCCGCAGCAGCACTTTGCGCGCGCAGTTTATCTGAATATGGCAGAGGTACGCTTTTCTCCAACCATTCCAGTGTCCGACTGGAAGGACTGCCGCTTGCGGAAGGACCAAAACCATCCCCGATAAATCCCCCCATCGGCACAGAACGGATCAAGGATTTCCGGCAGGCTGGAATAAACACCTTAGCCTTCAATGGCGATCAGGCTTTCCTGCTCGGTGCGGTTTCCATGGACGGCGGACCAATTAATGTACGGCTCTACCTGTCTCGGCTGATTCATTTCCTGATCCTATTGTCTACTGAAAAACGCAAAGAATTCAGCGACATTGAAATGCAATTAACAGAAGCAGTGTCACTCTTTCTACAAAAGCAGGGCTACCCGGAACCCCATGATTTGAGCATAAAAAAAGGAGAACCGTCCGGCGAGACGGTTCCCCTTGAAATTTCACTCAGCCCCGGACCGGAAATTCTGCCCGGAAATGCACCCATTAGTTTTGGGTTTAATTGGTAA
- a CDS encoding DUF4150 domain-containing protein produces the protein MFALTMGAGMDMGFPDVCLTPAGPVPVPIPYPNIAESATSAPAAYNVLCDCMPTLNQLSLGLVSEGDEPGVEMGVVSHLESGQTEYIVGCITILADGIPVQRLTSVTGQNCLAVLPNAPGICAVPSQVTVLTLG, from the coding sequence ATGTTTGCGCTTACCATGGGAGCTGGGATGGACATGGGTTTCCCGGATGTCTGCCTGACCCCGGCAGGTCCGGTTCCGGTACCGATTCCTTATCCGAACATTGCCGAGTCTGCGACTTCGGCTCCGGCAGCTTATAATGTGCTTTGTGATTGCATGCCAACCTTGAATCAACTTTCGCTGGGCTTGGTCAGTGAAGGTGATGAACCCGGCGTTGAAATGGGAGTGGTCTCACATCTGGAGTCGGGGCAGACCGAGTACATTGTCGGCTGCATCACCATTCTTGCCGATGGCATACCCGTGCAACGGCTGACCAGCGTGACCGGGCAGAATTGCCTTGCGGTATTACCCAACGCGCCCGGAATATGCGCTGTTCCAAGTCAAGTTACTGTGCTGACTTTAGGTTAG
- a CDS encoding DUF3540 domain-containing protein, whose translation MNNLAKKHEAVSPQLEYGRVILADAGVVVETSLGELEAQKAVSCLVSPEAGDSVLLSVDAQGGVWILSVLSRAAETATSLEVEGDLTLRSTNGSLTIAADDELNCISDKAALHSNEVEISAGKVSLTSRLFNSNVERVKRVAGNVDDVSREFTRRVVNYFRFTKEHEDCQAESRRQLVDETLTMQSKNTMIVSEEHVKVDGELIHMG comes from the coding sequence ATGAATAATTTGGCGAAAAAGCATGAAGCAGTCAGTCCTCAGCTTGAGTATGGGCGGGTGATTTTGGCTGACGCCGGTGTTGTGGTTGAAACTTCCCTTGGAGAACTTGAAGCGCAGAAGGCGGTCAGTTGTCTGGTCAGCCCGGAAGCTGGTGATTCCGTGCTTCTTTCTGTGGACGCACAGGGCGGGGTTTGGATTCTGTCCGTACTCAGCAGAGCTGCGGAGACAGCGACTTCTCTGGAAGTTGAAGGTGATCTTACTTTAAGGAGTACGAACGGAAGTCTGACCATTGCTGCTGACGATGAATTGAACTGCATCAGCGATAAGGCTGCCTTGCATTCCAATGAAGTTGAAATTTCAGCGGGTAAGGTTTCCCTTACTTCACGTTTGTTCAACAGTAACGTGGAGCGGGTTAAGCGTGTGGCCGGGAATGTGGATGATGTCAGCCGTGAATTTACCCGCAGGGTGGTTAACTATTTCCGGTTCACCAAGGAACATGAAGATTGTCAGGCTGAGTCCCGCAGGCAGTTGGTGGATGAGACCCTGACTATGCAGAGCAAGAATACCATGATCGTTTCCGAGGAACATGTGAAAGTTGACGGTGAGTTAATTCACATGGGCTAG
- a CDS encoding pentapeptide repeat-containing protein, producing MSILNREQILAAIADNQTLRNVDLSGADLSGADLTGGRFHNVKLHGADLSGANILKTGFKNCEFNEARFDGSDLTKLNFQGMNFAGASFKETKIHMAMLQKADFSGADFSGAELTWSMAQHSNFKGANMRSMKIVKTVLSHSDLDGADFFGANLDRVVFNGSSFKGTKFKGGTYFKIMMREADLENQDISGQLFSQVLLDSANLRGANLSGADMTMSNFMGADLTGADLSGATLRSCMFSGAVLREADFSRADLTKSYFGGADATIADFTGATMVHAIFAKAICQATKFVGTSLQHSDFSHADLTHADFSRASMYRAKLHRIIEKGTHWDGASLIMLQGTDKDMEEAENWVHGG from the coding sequence ATGAGCATATTGAATCGCGAACAGATACTTGCGGCAATTGCCGATAACCAGACTCTGCGCAATGTGGATCTTTCCGGGGCCGACCTTTCCGGCGCGGACCTTACCGGGGGGCGTTTCCACAATGTGAAGTTGCATGGTGCGGACCTTTCAGGTGCCAATATCCTCAAAACCGGATTCAAGAATTGTGAATTCAACGAGGCCCGTTTTGATGGAAGCGACCTGACCAAGCTTAATTTCCAAGGTATGAACTTTGCCGGGGCTTCTTTTAAGGAAACAAAAATCCACATGGCTATGCTCCAGAAGGCCGATTTCAGCGGGGCTGATTTTTCCGGTGCGGAATTAACATGGTCCATGGCCCAGCATTCAAATTTTAAAGGCGCGAATATGCGTTCCATGAAGATCGTCAAAACTGTGCTTTCTCATTCCGATCTGGACGGGGCTGACTTCTTTGGAGCGAATCTGGACCGGGTAGTTTTCAACGGCTCTTCCTTTAAGGGCACGAAATTCAAGGGCGGAACCTATTTCAAGATAATGATGCGCGAGGCGGATTTGGAGAATCAGGATATTTCCGGACAGCTTTTTTCGCAGGTGCTGTTGGATAGTGCCAACCTGCGCGGGGCCAACCTCTCCGGGGCCGACATGACCATGTCCAATTTTATGGGCGCGGACCTCACCGGGGCCGATCTTTCCGGGGCAACATTGCGGAGTTGCATGTTTAGCGGAGCTGTTTTGCGTGAAGCGGATTTCAGCCGTGCGGATCTGACCAAGTCTTATTTCGGCGGGGCTGATGCCACCATTGCCGATTTTACCGGGGCAACCATGGTGCATGCCATTTTTGCCAAGGCGATTTGTCAGGCCACTAAATTTGTCGGAACCAGTTTGCAGCATTCGGATTTTTCGCATGCGGACCTGACCCATGCGGATTTCAGCAGGGCTTCCATGTATCGGGCCAAGCTGCATCGTATAATTGAGAAAGGCACGCACTGGGATGGTGCGTCCCTGATTATGCTGCAAGGCACGGATAAAGATATGGAAGAAGCCGAAAACTGGGTGCACGGAGGATAA